The DNA sequence GTCATCCATCCACGCGACCATCAGCACGTCGCCGGTCCCGGCTTCTTGCACCACCGCGCAGATCAGACCGTCGGCATTGCGCTTGAGCTTGCCGGCTGTCTCCGGGTCGAGCGACATGGGAACTCCTGGGGTTGAAACGGGTCGGGCGCTAGCGAACCGGGATGGACTCGGCCCGCATCGCGTCCTTGACCTGGCCGATGGTGAGCTGGCCGAAATGGAACACCGAGGCGGCCAGCACCGCGTCTGCCCCGCAACGCACCGCAGGGACAAAATGTTCCAGCGCCCCCGCTCCGCCACTGGCGATCACCGGGACCTGCACCGCTGCCCTGACAGCGGTGATCATGTCGAGATCGAAACCGTTCTTGGTGCCGTCCGCGTCCATCGAGTTCAGCAGGATCTCCCCGACCCCGAGGTCCTGGCCGCGTCTGGCCCATTCGACCGCGTCGATCCCGGTGCCCTTACGGCCTCCGTGGGTGGTGACCTCCCACCCCGATGGGGTCGGTGACTCGCCGTCGGGCACAGTGCGGGCGTCGACGGACAGGACGATGCACTGCGATCCGAAATGCCGGCTCATCTCGCCGAGCACATCAGGGTTGGCGATGGCAGCGGTGTTCACACCCACCTTGTCCGCACCGGCACGGAGCAGTCGATCCACGTCGGCGACCGTGCGGACACCACCGCCCACGGTGAGTGGGATGAACACCTGATCGGCGGTGCGCTTGACCACATCGAGCATGGTGCCGCGGTTTCCACTGGAGGCGGTGACGTCGAGGAAGGTGAGCTCGTCGGCTCCGTCCGCGTCGTATGCGGCGGCCAGTTCCACAGGGTCGCCGGCGTCGCGCAGGTTCTGGAAGTTGACCCCTTTGACCACACGGCCGGCATCGACGTCCAGACACGGGATGACCCGTACGGCGACCGTCATCGGTATTTCTCCTTCGGAACCTCGAACGCACGTGGATCGCCGAGCTGCGAGATGAGCTCGACCAGGTCGCCGTGC is a window from the Williamsia sp. DF01-3 genome containing:
- the hisF gene encoding imidazole glycerol phosphate synthase subunit HisF, producing MTVAVRVIPCLDVDAGRVVKGVNFQNLRDAGDPVELAAAYDADGADELTFLDVTASSGNRGTMLDVVKRTADQVFIPLTVGGGVRTVADVDRLLRAGADKVGVNTAAIANPDVLGEMSRHFGSQCIVLSVDARTVPDGESPTPSGWEVTTHGGRKGTGIDAVEWARRGQDLGVGEILLNSMDADGTKNGFDLDMITAVRAAVQVPVIASGGAGALEHFVPAVRCGADAVLAASVFHFGQLTIGQVKDAMRAESIPVR